GCGACGCGAGATGGCCGTGGCTGGCCTTCGACCTCGCAGCGGCGGCGGCCTTCCTGCTCCTGCTGGTCCCGGCGGGCCGCGGCTGGGTCGGGGGACTGGTCGGCCGGCATCCCGGCCTGGCCGTGCACGTTCCGCTGGGGCTCGCTCTCTACGGCATGGTTGCGGCGTTGCTCGCGGGCGGTCACAACTGGATCAACCTGATGCTGTGGCCGATCGGTGCGGGCCTGGCGACCGTCGCCCTCGGCGTGGATCGTGCCGAGGAGCCATCGCCGGCCCGGCTGCTCATCGCGGCCGTGGCGGTGGCGGCGGTGTGGGGCATCTGGGAGCGCGGGATCCAAATCGCGGTGCCGGGCGGGACGCACCTGAGCCTCGGTCCCCTGGTTGCGCTGGCCCTCGCGCTGTTCCTGTTCGCCGTCGTGCATCCGCTGCGCACCTTCGACGTCGATCTGGATGTGGGGGCGCGCGACGTGGGCCTCGCCGTGGCAGCGGTCGCGGGCCTGGCCCTGATCGCGATCCCGCTCGGCTTCGCGATCGGGTTCCTGTCGTACCAGTCCCGGTGGCTGGGGCCGGTACACGGCCTGCTGCGGCTGTACGGTCTGGTGCTGTTCGTCGGCCTTCCGGAGGAGATGCTGTTTCGCGGCGTGATCCAGGAGGCGTTCACGCGCCTGTGGGGTCCGCGTCCAGGCTTGGTGCTGGGCGCCGTGGTCTTCGGCCTGCTGCACCTGCTCAAGCACCCGTCGCATCCCAACTGGGGCTACGGCCTGCTGGCCACGGCCGCCGGCCTGGCCTACGGCTGGGTCTATCAGCGGACCGGAAAGCTGGCCGCCGCCGCGATCACCCACGGGTGCGTGGATTGGATCTGGAGCATGTTCCTTGGGGCGTGAGGTACCGGTCTCGGGCTTCACCATCATCCGCAGCGCGCCCGGCTACGCGTATCCCATCGGGGAATCCCTGAGCTCGCTGATGCCGCTCGTGGAGGAGGTCGTCGTCGTCGCGCAGCGGAACGACCCCGCGCTCGCGGTCGTCCGCGGCTTGGCCGACGAGCGCATCACGGTCGTGGAGTCCGACTGGGACGATGGCCCGGACCTCGGTGGCCGGACGCTGGCGCGCGAGACCAACCGGGCGCTCGCACGGTGCCGCTGCCGATGGGCGCTGTACCTGCAGGCCGACGAGGTGCTGCACGAGGCCGACTACGACGCCATCCGGACGGCACTCGCGCGCCACGACGCCTCCGAGCGAGTGGACGCCTTGACGTTCCGGTTCTTGCACTTCGAGGGCTCGTACGGCTACGTGAACCCGCTCCGGTACCGGCGCCAGTGCAGGCTGGTGCGCAACGACGGCCGGCTGCAATCGGTGCGCGACGCGGCCGGCTTCGGCCGGCTCGACGGGCACCGGCTGCGTACTCGGCGGAGCGGCGCGCGCGTCTTCCACTACGGCTGGGCGGCGGCCCCGGCCGAGCTGAAGGCGAAGACGCTGGCCCTGGCGCGCCTGTATCACGACGAGGAGTACGTGAGCCGGCGGTGGGCCCCGGTACCCGCGGACGCCATCGGCAGCGTGGAGCTGGCGTTCCGCTGGAGCGGGCGGCATCCGGCCGTGATGCGGGAGCGCGTCGCGCGGCAGGACTGGCAGGTGAGTTCCGCCCGGAGGCCGCGCTTCGGCACGCCGCTGGCGAGCGTCCGCTTCTACGCCGCCTGGCTGCGGAAATGGGGACTGTTGCGGCGGCGGCGGTGACTGCGAGGTGAGATGGCCGGGTTGCTGAAGCGCGCGCGCCAGGGCGTCAAACGGCCGCTCCAGACGCTGTTCGCCGCGGCGTTGACGCTGCCGCTGGACCGCCGCTCCCGGACGGTGCGCGATCTGGACGGGCTCGAGCCGGGGACGATTCTGCTGTCGCGTACCGACCGGATCGGCGATCTGCTGTGCTGCTCGCCGTTGCTCCTCGCGCTGCACCAGCGCTGGCCGCGCGCCCGAATCGTGCTCGTTCCGGGGCGGAAGAACCGCGCGGTTCTCGAGGGCCTGCCCTTCGTGGAGGAAGGGCCCGTCTTCCGACGGGACCCGCGCAGCTGGGCGGAGCTGGCCTGGCGTCTCGGCCACGTCAGGTGGGATCTGTACGTGAGCCTCCGCGCGGAGTCGATGGCCGGCGCCTGGATCGGCGCCTGGAGCCGTGCCCCGGTCCGGATGGCGACGCACCGCACCTACGCCCACCCCGGGTGCAACCTGATCCTCGGGGTAGACGACTACCATCAGACGACGCGTTACTGTCGCGCAGCGGCGGCGATCGGCCAGCCGCCGGCCGCGGTCCGACCCGTGTTCCAGGTCCCGGCGGACGCCGAGCGGCGAGTCGCGGAGATGCTGCCGGCGCTCCTGCCGTCCGACGGCCGGCCGATCGTCGGCGTGCAGATTCCTCATCGGAGCGCGAGGCGGTACACGGTGCGGGCGTGGCCGGAGGACAAGGTGGTGGCACTGGTGCAGGCGCTGACGGACGACGGCTGCCGGGTGGTGCTTTGCGGCATGGGGCCCGAGCGGGTGGAGGCGCAGTCCGTGCAGGCGCGGATACCGGAGGCGGTGGTGCCCCCGCCGGTGCCGCTGGCGGTGTTCGCTGCGCTGCAGCGTCGCTTCGCCGTCTTCGTGTCGCCATTCACGGGGACCGTGCACCTGGCGGACGCCGTTGGCGTGACCGTCGTCGCCTACGGGCTGGAGGACCAAGTTCGCGGCTGGGGGGTCGTCGGACCGTCGCACCGCAACATCGGCGCGCCGCGCGTGAGCGACATCCCCGTCGCGACCGTGCTGGAGGCGGCGCGGGCGGCCCTGGCGGGCGCGGCCGTCCGGGCGGGGAAAGGACCGGGCACATGACCGTCTCCGCGAACGGACCGAGACTCAGCGTCATCCTCATCACGCTCGACGAGGAGGAGAGGCTTCCGGCGTGTCTGGGGAGCGTCGAGGGCCTGGCCGACGAGATCGTGGTCGTGGACACGGGCTCGCGGGACCGAACCGTCGAGATCGCTCGACAGGCCGGCGCCCGAGTGGAGCACATCGCGCGCAGTGAGTTCCGGGGTCACGGCAAATCGAAGCAACGGGCGCTGGACCTCGCGACCGGGGCGTGGGTCCTGCTGCTCGACGCGGACGAGCGTCTCACGCCGGCGCTGCGCGAGGAGATCCGTACCCTCCTGGCGGGACGGCCGGCGGTGGACGGCTACTGGATCCGCCGCGACGTGTACTACCTCGGCAAGCGGATGCGGTGGGGCGGGCTCGGCCACGACTGGGTGATCCGGCTGTTCCGGCGCGAGCGCGGGCGGTGCACGCCGGCACCGGTGCACACGGGGGTCGAGGTGGATGGCGTGACGGCCCGCCTGGCGGGCACGATCGAGCATCACACCGTGCGGACGGTGCCGGAGCACCTGGTGAAGGTCGAGCGCTACGGGTCCATTCGGACAGCGGACTTCGCGGCCCGGGGCCGTACCTACCGCGCCACGGACTGGCTCCGCATGCCGGTGGAATTCGTGCTGCGGGCGTTCGTGCGCCTCGGTGTGCTGGACGGCACGCGCGGGATCGTGTGGGCGACCATCTCCGCCTACGAGAAGTGGCTGCGCTACGCGATGTTGATCAACCGGCCGCCGGACCGGCGCGGCCCGGCCCGCTAGGGTGCCGCAGGGTGATCCCTTCGCACCTGCCGGAGGCGGCCCGCCGCGGCTAGATTCGCGCATTCCCGTGGAACAGACCTATTTCCGCAAGGGATTCGGCCTCAAGGGCGAGATCCAGGGCGCGCTGACGGACGACTACCACAGCGCCGTGGTGGACGAGGTCCGCTCCCGGGGGCACACGCTCACGCTGGGCGACCTCACGGTCCGGCTCGCGCAGGAGTTCGGTTTCTGTTACGGCGTCGACCGGGCCGTGGAGTACGCCTACGAGACGCGGGCGAAGTTCCCCGGGAAGCGGATCTTCCTCGTGGGCGAGATCATCCACAACCCGCACGTGAACGCGAAGCTGGCCGGCATGGGGATCGTCATCAT
This region of Gemmatimonadales bacterium genomic DNA includes:
- a CDS encoding CPBP family intramembrane glutamic endopeptidase, which encodes MSRRANLVGWTVALVTMAALASLGAEGDARWPWLAFDLAAAAAFLLLLVPAGRGWVGGLVGRHPGLAVHVPLGLALYGMVAALLAGGHNWINLMLWPIGAGLATVALGVDRAEEPSPARLLIAAVAVAAVWGIWERGIQIAVPGGTHLSLGPLVALALALFLFAVVHPLRTFDVDLDVGARDVGLAVAAVAGLALIAIPLGFAIGFLSYQSRWLGPVHGLLRLYGLVLFVGLPEEMLFRGVIQEAFTRLWGPRPGLVLGAVVFGLLHLLKHPSHPNWGYGLLATAAGLAYGWVYQRTGKLAAAAITHGCVDWIWSMFLGA
- a CDS encoding glycosyltransferase family 9 protein, encoding MAGLLKRARQGVKRPLQTLFAAALTLPLDRRSRTVRDLDGLEPGTILLSRTDRIGDLLCCSPLLLALHQRWPRARIVLVPGRKNRAVLEGLPFVEEGPVFRRDPRSWAELAWRLGHVRWDLYVSLRAESMAGAWIGAWSRAPVRMATHRTYAHPGCNLILGVDDYHQTTRYCRAAAAIGQPPAAVRPVFQVPADAERRVAEMLPALLPSDGRPIVGVQIPHRSARRYTVRAWPEDKVVALVQALTDDGCRVVLCGMGPERVEAQSVQARIPEAVVPPPVPLAVFAALQRRFAVFVSPFTGTVHLADAVGVTVVAYGLEDQVRGWGVVGPSHRNIGAPRVSDIPVATVLEAARAALAGAAVRAGKGPGT
- a CDS encoding glycosyltransferase family 2 protein yields the protein MTVSANGPRLSVILITLDEEERLPACLGSVEGLADEIVVVDTGSRDRTVEIARQAGARVEHIARSEFRGHGKSKQRALDLATGAWVLLLDADERLTPALREEIRTLLAGRPAVDGYWIRRDVYYLGKRMRWGGLGHDWVIRLFRRERGRCTPAPVHTGVEVDGVTARLAGTIEHHTVRTVPEHLVKVERYGSIRTADFAARGRTYRATDWLRMPVEFVLRAFVRLGVLDGTRGIVWATISAYEKWLRYAMLINRPPDRRGPAR